A portion of the Ricinus communis isolate WT05 ecotype wild-type chromosome 10, ASM1957865v1, whole genome shotgun sequence genome contains these proteins:
- the LOC8258408 gene encoding strigolactone esterase D14 encodes MDVLYNHGGGVAEALNAKVYGNGTETLVLAHGFGSDQNVWQFLIPYLACCFKIVVFDLVFSPNVNSSLYDPIKYSNLTGYARDLLSLLDELNVNKTIYLGHSMSAMIGCTAALQRPHLFQHLVLLGGSPRYLNAEGYHGGFERSDVKAILRSMNHNFSSWVQGFAPVAVGMNNTEAITIFANSLGRMKPSIAHSVAKTVFLSDLRRILPQVSVPCTIIQSKKDIIVPEFVAHYMKKKLGGYAKVKILKTEGHFPHLTAYPLLLKALKKVGTNSGTRTLA; translated from the exons ATGGATGTGCTTTATAACCATGGAGGAGGTGTAGCTGAAGCTCTAAATGCTAAGGTGTATGGAAATGGAACTGAAACTCTAGTCCTTGCTCATGGGTTTGGTTCAGACCAGAATGTTTGGCAATTTCTCATACCCTATCTTGCTTGCTGCTTCAAAATTGTGGTTTTTGACTTGGTTTTTTCACCTAATGTTAACTCCAGCCTTTATGATCCAATCAAGTACTCCAATCTCACTGGCTATGCAAGGGATCTATTAAGCCTTCTTGATGAGTTAAATGTTAATAAGACCATCTACCTGGGTCATTCTATGTCTGCCATGATTGGCTGCACTGCTGCACTACAAAGGCCACACCTCTTTCAGCACCTTGTTTTACTTGGTGGCTCTCCAag GTATCTTAATGCTGAAGGATATCATGGGGGATTTGAGAGATCAGACGTCAAGGCAATACTTAGAAGCATGAATCACAACTTTTCAAGTTGGGTTCAAGGCTTTGCTCCGGTAGCTGTTGGTATGAACAACACAGAGGCTATCACAATATTTGCAAACAGCTTGGGACGAATGAAACCAAGTATAGCACATAGTGTTGCGAAAACTGTGTTTTTAAGTGACCTAAGAAGAATTTTGCCACAAGTTTCAGTGCCTTGCACTATAATCCAGTCTAAGAAAGACATCATTGTTCCAGAATTTGTTGCCCATTacatgaaaaagaaacttGGTGGTTATGCCAAGGTTAAGATACTGAAAACAGAAGGCCATTTTCCTCACCTGACAGCTTACCCTTTGCTTTTGAAGGCATTGAAGAAAGTGGGTACCAATTCAGGAACTAGAACTCTGGCTTGA